Part of the Paenibacillus sp. YPG26 genome, TACATTGGTGACCGCGTTGTGAACGATGTGGCACCTAAAGACCGTGACATCGCGATGGTATTCCAATCCTACGCATTGTATCCACATATGAACGTATATCAAAATATGGCGTTTGGTCTGAAGCTTCGTAAAGTGAAAAAAGAAGAAATCGACCAACGTGTACGTGAAGCAGCAAAAATCCTTGATATTACTCACCTTCTTGAGCGCAAACCTAAAGCGTTGTCCGGTGGTCAGCGTCAACGTGTGGCCTTGGGTCGTGCGATTGTCCGTGATCCACAAGTCTTCCTTATGGATGAGCCTCTCTCCAACTTGGATGCTAAACTTCGTGGCCAAATGCGCGCGGAGATCACTAAGCTGGTTAAACGTCTTGAAACTACTTGTATCTACGTAACGCATGACCAAATCGAAGCAATGACGATGGGTGACCGTATCGTAGTTATGCAAGATGGCCTTATTCAACAAGCAGCTTCTCCTGAAGAGCTGTACAACCAACCGCGCAACATCTTTGTTGCTGGTTTCATTGGTTCCCCAACAATGAACTTTGTTACAGGTACTCTTGCTGAATCCAATGGAGCAGTTCGTTTCAAAGCTCCTGGTCTTGATGTTGAGTTCCCGCAAGGCAAAGCAGCGATCCTCAAAGAAAAAGGATACTTTGGCAAAGAAGTTATCATGGGTATTCGTCCTGAGGACATTCACGAAGAGCCTGTATTCCTTGAAGCTTCTCCGAACACAATCTTCAACGCAAGTGTATTCTTGACTGAGAATATCGGTCACGAGATGCAACTGCACTTGAACGGTGTTGGTAATGACACTGTAATCGCTCGTGTAGATGGACGTTCCAGAACACGTGAAGGTGACAAAGTTAAGCTTGCTATTGATATGAACAAAATTCATATCTTTGATAAAGAATCGGAATTGAACGTATTCTTCTCTTAAGAAGTATGATCAAGCCGAAACCGCCCTTCGGGGCGGTTTTTTTAATATGCAGGACTTTTCAAGTATGTACAATATTCAGGATTCTTAAATTAAGCGCAGATCATACGAGGGGCCACTTCATGTCTTCTGTCAAAGAGGGGGCAATGATTGATTTACC contains:
- the ugpC gene encoding sn-glycerol-3-phosphate ABC transporter ATP-binding protein UgpC, with the protein product MAGVRLEHIYKKYAGADKATVVDVNLDIKDKEFLVLVGPSGCGKSTTLRMIAGLEEISEGKLYIGDRVVNDVAPKDRDIAMVFQSYALYPHMNVYQNMAFGLKLRKVKKEEIDQRVREAAKILDITHLLERKPKALSGGQRQRVALGRAIVRDPQVFLMDEPLSNLDAKLRGQMRAEITKLVKRLETTCIYVTHDQIEAMTMGDRIVVMQDGLIQQAASPEELYNQPRNIFVAGFIGSPTMNFVTGTLAESNGAVRFKAPGLDVEFPQGKAAILKEKGYFGKEVIMGIRPEDIHEEPVFLEASPNTIFNASVFLTENIGHEMQLHLNGVGNDTVIARVDGRSRTREGDKVKLAIDMNKIHIFDKESELNVFFS